In one window of Ruminococcus hominis DNA:
- the fabG gene encoding 3-oxoacyl-[acyl-carrier-protein] reductase, which yields MSEKKIAIVTGASRGIGKAIALELARQGIFVVINYNGSKEKAEEALRTIQNEGGDGVIYQCNVADFEACKTFIEDIVSTYGRIDILVNNAGITKDGLLMRMSEADFSEVVDINLKGTFHCIHHVARPMLKQKSGRIINLASVVALHGNAGQVNYAASKAGIIGMTKSAAKELASRHITVNAIAPGFIQTDMTAVLSEKVKELTKTQIPMGTFGRPEDVAKAVAFLASEEAGYITGQVLCVDGGMAM from the coding sequence ATGTCAGAAAAGAAAATTGCAATTGTAACAGGAGCATCCCGAGGAATAGGAAAAGCAATTGCCTTAGAACTTGCAAGACAGGGCATTTTTGTTGTTATAAATTACAATGGTTCAAAAGAAAAAGCAGAGGAAGCGTTGAGAACAATCCAAAATGAGGGTGGAGATGGAGTGATTTATCAGTGTAATGTGGCTGATTTCGAGGCATGCAAGACATTTATAGAGGATATTGTATCAACTTATGGAAGGATTGATATTCTTGTAAATAATGCCGGAATTACAAAAGACGGTCTGCTGATGCGTATGAGCGAAGCTGATTTTTCTGAGGTAGTCGATATCAATCTGAAAGGAACGTTCCACTGTATTCATCATGTGGCACGTCCAATGTTGAAGCAGAAATCAGGAAGGATCATCAATCTTGCATCGGTAGTTGCTTTACACGGAAATGCAGGACAGGTAAATTATGCGGCATCAAAAGCAGGAATTATCGGCATGACAAAATCTGCGGCAAAAGAGCTTGCATCCAGACATATTACAGTCAATGCAATTGCGCCGGGATTTATTCAGACAGATATGACAGCGGTACTTTCTGAAAAAGTAAAAGAATTAACGAAGACACAGATTCCAATGGGAACATTTGGACGACCGGAAGACGTAGCAAAAGCAGTAGCATTTCTGGCATCTGAGGAAGCCGGATATATTACAGGGCAAGTGCTGTGTGTAGATGGCGGAATGGCAATGTAG